One window from the genome of Hyalangium minutum encodes:
- a CDS encoding ABC transporter permease — MLRRYAGLLGVQLRASVLLSMQYRGDFLLEGLISLFWTFTAMAPLFVVYAERPSIAGWSFGESLLVVGWFTLLQGVLEGAITPSLNGVVEHIRKGTLDFVLLKPADAQFLVSTTGFEPWRATNVLTGIAIIVYAFHLLERGPSIPGIFAALVLLGTSTVLLYSMWILTVSAAFVVVKVDNLTYFFQSIFDAARWPSSIFKGPLAFIFTFIIPLALMTTFPAEAMLGRLPLRALVAAVAGSFVFAFVARRVWLRSIGYYTSASS; from the coding sequence ATGCTGCGGCGCTATGCGGGTCTGTTGGGCGTGCAGCTGAGGGCCTCGGTCCTGCTGTCCATGCAGTATCGCGGGGACTTTCTGCTGGAGGGCCTCATCTCCCTCTTCTGGACGTTCACGGCCATGGCGCCGCTCTTCGTCGTCTACGCGGAGCGCCCGTCCATCGCAGGCTGGAGCTTCGGCGAGTCGCTGCTGGTGGTGGGCTGGTTCACCCTGCTGCAGGGCGTGCTGGAGGGAGCCATTACCCCGAGCCTCAACGGGGTGGTGGAGCACATCCGCAAGGGCACGCTGGACTTCGTGCTGCTCAAGCCCGCGGACGCGCAGTTCCTGGTGTCCACCACGGGCTTCGAGCCATGGCGCGCGACGAACGTGCTCACGGGCATTGCCATCATCGTCTACGCCTTCCACCTGCTAGAGCGTGGGCCGTCCATCCCAGGGATCTTCGCCGCGCTGGTGCTGCTGGGGACCAGCACGGTGCTGCTCTACTCGATGTGGATCCTCACGGTGAGCGCCGCCTTCGTCGTCGTGAAGGTGGACAACCTCACCTACTTCTTCCAGTCCATCTTCGATGCGGCGCGATGGCCCTCGTCTATCTTCAAGGGGCCGCTGGCCTTCATCTTCACGTTCATCATCCCGCTGGCGCTGATGACGACGTTCCCCGCGGAGGCGATGCTGGGGCGGCTGCCGCTTCGGGCGCTGGTGGCGGCGGTGGCGGGCTCCTTCGTGTTTGCCTTCGTCGCGCGGCGCGTGTGGCTCCGCTCCATCGGGTACTACACCTCTGCAAGCAGCTGA